The following are encoded together in the Marmota flaviventris isolate mMarFla1 chromosome 18, mMarFla1.hap1, whole genome shotgun sequence genome:
- the Tbcb gene encoding tubulin-folding cofactor B, producing the protein MEVAGISAPTVTVFISSSLNSFRSEKRYSRSLTIAEFKCKLELVVGSPASCMELELYGVDDKFYSKLDQEDALLGSYPVDDGCRIHVIDHSGARLGEYEDVSKVEKFELSQEAYDQRQDTVRSFLKRSKVGRYNEEERAQQEAETNQRLTEEKAQASTISVGSRCEVRAPGQASRRGTVMYVGLTDFKPGYWIGVRYDEPLGKNDGSVNGKRYFECQPKYGAFVKPSVVTVGDFPEEDYGLDEM; encoded by the exons ATGGAGGTGGCGGGAATATCGGCGCCCACAGTGACCGTTTTCATTAGCAGCTCCCTCAACAGTTTCCGCTCTGAGAAGCGGTACAGTCGGAGTCTCACCATCGCTGAGTTTAAG TGTAAACTGGAGCTGGTGGTGGGCAGCCCTGCTTCCTGCATGGAACTGGAGCTGTATGGAGTTGATGACAAATTCTACAGCAAGTTGGATCAGGAGGATGCATTGCTGGGCTCCTATCCTGTAGATGACGGCTGCCGCATCCAT GTCATTGACCACAGTGGTGCCCGCCTTGGAGAGTATGAGGACGTGTCCAAAGTGGAAAAATTCGAGCTCTCTCAAGAAGCCTATGACCAGAGGCAAG ACACAGTTCGCTCCTTCCTGAAGCGCAGCAAGGTAGGCCGATACAATGAAGAGGAGCGAGCACAGCAAGAAGCCGAGACCAACCAGCGCCTTACAGAGGAGAAGGCCCAAGCCAGCACCATTTCTGTGGGCAGCCGCTGTGAGGTGCGGGCACCTGGACAGGCCAGTCGCCGGGGCACTGTCATGTATGTAG GACTCACAGATTTCAAGCCCGGCTACTGGATTGGTGTCCGCTATGATGAGCCATTAGGGAAAAACGATGGCAG TGTGAATGGGAAACGCTACTTCGAATGCCAGCCCAAGTATGGAGCCTTCGTCAAGCCATCGGTTGTGACAGTGGGGGATTTCCCAGAGGAAGACTATGGGTTGGATGAGATGTGA
- the Polr2i gene encoding DNA-directed RNA polymerase II subunit RPB9, producing MEPDGTYEPGFVGIRFCQECNNMLYPKEDKENRILLYACRNCDYQQEADNSCIYVNKITHEVDELTQIIADVSQDPTLPRTEDHPCQKCGHKEAVFFQSHSARAEDAMRLYYVCTAPHCGHRWTE from the exons ATGGAACCAGATGGGACCTACGAACCGGGCTTCGTGGGCATTCGATTCTGCCAGGAatg TAACAACATGTTGTACCCCAAGGAAGACAAGGAGAACCGCATTCTGCTTTATGCG TGCCGGAATTGTGATTATCAGCAGGAAGCCGATAACAGCTGCATCTACGTCAACAAAATCACGCACGAAGTGGA CGAACTGACCCAGATCATTGCTGATGTGTCCCAGGACCCCACGTTACCACGGACCGAGGACCATCCATGCCAGAA GTGCGGCCACAAGGAGGCGGTGTTCTTCCAGTCACATAGTGCCCGGGCCGAA GATGCCATGCGCCTGTATTATGTATGTACTGCCCCACACTGTGGCCACCGCTGGACCGAGTga
- the Ovol3 gene encoding putative transcription factor ovo-like protein 3, with protein sequence MPRVFLVRSRRPQPPNWGHLPDQLRGDAYIPDCSSLAGLPAHQSSRLGDPWAVPMQGTLASAPRSPGTLGCPLCPKAFPLQRMLTRHLKCHSPARRHVCRCCGKGFHDAFDLKRHMRTHTGIRPFRCGACGKAFTQRCSLEAHLAKVHGQPASYAYRERREKLHVCEDCGFTSSRPDAYAQHRTLHGAT encoded by the exons ATGCCTCGTGTCTTCCTGGTCAGGAGTCGGCGTCCACAACCACCTAACTGGGGCCACCTGCCTGACCAGCTCCGAGGAGATGCCTATATTCCAG ACTGCAGCAGCCTGGCCGGGCTACCGGCACATCAGTCTTCCCGCCTTGGGGACCCCTGGGCAGTG CCCATGCAGGGAACCCTGGCCTctgctcccaggagccctgggACACTTGGCTGCCCTCTCTGCCCCAAGGCCTTCCCACTGCAGCGCATGCTGACACGACACCTCAAGTGCCACAGTCCAGCTCGCCGCCATGTGTGCCGCTGCTGTGGCAAAGGCTTTCACGATGCCTTCGATCTCAAGCGCCACATGAGGACTCACACTG GAATCCGGCCATTCCGTTGTGGAGCTTGTGGTAAAGCATTTACCCAGCGATGCTCCCTGGAAGCACACCTTGCCAAGGTGCACGGGCAGCCGGCCAGCTATGCTTACCGTGAGCGCAGGGAGAAGCTGCACGTGTGTGAGGACTGTGGCTTCACCAGTTCACGGCCCGATGCCTATGCACAGCACCGCACCCTGCATGGGGCCACCTGA